From Motilibacter peucedani, the proteins below share one genomic window:
- a CDS encoding ABC transporter ATP-binding protein, producing the protein MASVSFRNASRIYPGTEKPAVDSLNLEIGDGEFLVLVGPSGCGKSTSLRMLAGLEEVNSGNIFVGNRDVTDLPPKDRDIAMVFQNYALYPHMTVAENMGFALKIAGIGKDERATRVREAAKLLDLEQYLDRKPKALSGGQRQRVAMGRAIVRSPQVFLMDEPLSNLDAKLRVQTRTQIASLQRRLGVTTVYVTHDQVEAMTMGDRVALLKDGVLQQVDTPRAMYEKPANVFVAGFIGSPAMNISQLPIVDGGADLGHGSTLPLPRTSLDAVSGEKTITVGYRPESLDVVPQGTPGSFPVIVNVVEELGAEAFAYASFVDSNGQPSGLTDIIVRVPARSVPMKGETIYLTIKEGQQHLFSTASGLRINV; encoded by the coding sequence ATGGCCTCCGTGTCCTTCCGCAACGCCTCCCGGATCTACCCCGGTACTGAGAAGCCCGCGGTCGACAGCCTCAACCTCGAGATCGGCGACGGCGAGTTCCTCGTCCTCGTCGGCCCCTCGGGCTGCGGCAAGTCGACCTCGCTGCGCATGCTCGCCGGCCTCGAGGAGGTCAACAGCGGCAACATCTTCGTCGGCAACCGTGACGTCACGGACCTGCCCCCGAAGGACCGCGACATCGCGATGGTGTTCCAGAACTACGCGCTCTACCCCCACATGACCGTCGCCGAGAACATGGGCTTCGCGCTCAAGATCGCCGGCATCGGCAAGGACGAGCGCGCCACCCGCGTCCGCGAGGCCGCCAAGCTGCTCGACCTCGAGCAGTACCTCGACCGCAAGCCGAAGGCGCTCTCCGGCGGCCAGCGCCAGCGCGTCGCCATGGGCCGCGCGATCGTCCGCTCGCCCCAGGTGTTCCTCATGGACGAGCCGCTCTCGAACCTCGACGCCAAGCTCCGCGTCCAGACCCGCACCCAGATCGCCTCGCTCCAGCGCCGCCTCGGCGTCACGACGGTCTACGTCACCCACGACCAGGTCGAGGCCATGACGATGGGCGACCGGGTCGCGCTGCTCAAGGACGGCGTCCTGCAGCAGGTCGACACGCCGCGCGCGATGTACGAGAAGCCCGCCAACGTGTTCGTCGCCGGGTTCATCGGCTCGCCGGCCATGAACATCTCCCAGCTCCCGATCGTCGACGGCGGGGCCGACCTCGGCCACGGCTCGACCCTCCCGCTGCCGCGCACCTCGCTCGACGCGGTGTCGGGCGAGAAGACCATCACCGTCGGCTACCGCCCCGAGTCGCTCGACGTGGTGCCCCAGGGCACGCCGGGCTCCTTCCCGGTCATCGTCAACGTCGTCGAGGAGCTCGGCGCCGAGGCGTTCGCCTACGCCTCGTTCGTCGACTCGAACGGACAGCCCTCGGGCCTGACCGACATCATCGTCCGGGTGCCCGCGCGCTCGGTCCCGATGAAGGGCGAGACGATCTACCTGACCATCAAGGAGGGTCAGCAGCACCTGTTCTCCACCGCGAGCGGGCTGCGCATCAACGTCTGA
- a CDS encoding DUF4032 domain-containing protein, with the protein MARVALQITAVRDGQLLLDLPWSLPLEEWPESLIVALPRGISRHTVRFVRIAGVVYAVKEVTQHYAEREYRLLRDLQRLDVPSVEPVAVVNGRTDPDGEELLSCLVTRHLQFSLPYRAVFSQTLRPDTANRLLDALTALFVRLHLVGLYWGDCSLSNTLFRRDAGAFAAYLVDAETGDLHDSLSDGQRAMDIEGARINIIGELMDLQAGGLLDEDVDPIHTGNAIQRRYERLWGELTGEQEIDFDERYLINKRVERLNDLGFDVGELQIVTDYDGATVHIQPKVVDAGHHSRRLLRLTGLDVEENQARRLLNDLDQYRVETDRQNEDEEIVAHEWLLEVFEPVVHGIPRQLRGKLEPAEVFHEVLEHRWFLSERARQDVGLDAALESYVRDILPKKRDELAVLPEEDMSALLVANDDDSYDDDAYDDESDDAEDATP; encoded by the coding sequence ATGGCTCGCGTGGCGCTCCAGATCACCGCCGTACGCGACGGCCAGCTCCTGCTCGACCTGCCGTGGTCGCTGCCGCTCGAGGAGTGGCCGGAGTCGCTGATCGTCGCGCTCCCCCGCGGCATCTCCCGGCACACCGTGCGCTTCGTGCGCATCGCCGGGGTGGTCTACGCGGTCAAGGAGGTCACCCAGCACTACGCCGAGCGCGAGTACCGCCTGCTGCGCGACCTCCAGCGCCTCGACGTGCCCTCGGTCGAGCCGGTCGCCGTGGTCAACGGGCGCACCGACCCCGACGGCGAGGAGCTGCTCTCCTGCCTCGTCACCCGGCACCTGCAGTTCTCGCTGCCCTACCGGGCGGTGTTCTCCCAGACGCTGCGCCCCGACACCGCCAACCGCCTGCTCGACGCCCTGACCGCGCTGTTCGTGCGGCTGCACCTCGTCGGGCTCTACTGGGGCGACTGCTCCCTGTCCAACACGCTGTTCCGCCGCGACGCCGGCGCGTTCGCCGCCTACCTCGTCGATGCCGAGACCGGCGACCTCCACGACTCGCTCTCCGACGGCCAGCGCGCCATGGACATCGAGGGCGCCCGCATCAACATCATCGGCGAGCTCATGGACCTGCAGGCCGGCGGGCTGCTCGACGAGGACGTCGACCCGATCCACACCGGCAACGCGATACAGCGCCGCTACGAGCGGCTCTGGGGCGAGCTGACCGGCGAGCAGGAGATCGACTTCGACGAGCGCTACCTCATCAACAAGCGGGTCGAGCGGCTCAACGACCTCGGCTTCGACGTCGGCGAGCTGCAGATCGTCACCGACTACGACGGCGCCACCGTGCACATCCAGCCGAAGGTCGTCGACGCCGGCCACCACAGCAGGCGACTGCTCCGGCTGACCGGCCTCGACGTCGAGGAGAACCAGGCGCGACGCCTGCTCAACGACCTCGACCAGTACCGCGTGGAGACCGACCGGCAGAACGAGGACGAGGAGATCGTCGCCCACGAGTGGCTGCTCGAGGTGTTCGAGCCGGTCGTCCACGGCATCCCGCGCCAGCTGCGCGGCAAGCTCGAGCCGGCCGAGGTCTTCCACGAGGTGCTCGAGCACCGGTGGTTCCTCTCCGAGCGCGCCCGCCAGGACGTCGGGCTCGACGCCGCGCTCGAGAGCTACGTCCGCGACATCCTGCCCAAGAAGCGCGACGAGCTCGCCGTGCTGCCCGAGGAGGACATGTCCGCGCTGCTCGTCGCGAACGACGACGACTCCTACGACGACGACGCGTACGACGACGAGAGCGACGACGCGGAGGACGCCACGCCCTGA
- a CDS encoding diguanylate cyclase domain-containing protein: MDVDLDQVCFSNLLLSSPEAVFFKDLENRFLLVSRAQAARLGLDDPRDAVGRTDADFFSSEHAELAAADERAILAGGPPIAGKEEHVVTATGEHLWLSVWKYPLLADDGTRIGTYGMAHDITRRVEAERQLADRAGELAVANAELARVQEEMRTLLDGSPDAMCRLDTSMRWTYLNPTALAMLGLVDTRGLLGSDGRALGLPDDALAAIEQGASRSIETGLTQETEFLWARSSGERWYHGRFVPERAVDGTVTGVILAIRDDTDRHAVSVSLTHRATHDALTGLMNRTTLTDDIDLALHGPTAGSSVALLFVDLDRFKDVNDTYGHAYGDEILREAARRLRACSREGDSVARLGGDEFVMLCPGLRTAEAAQELASRVQATLSQPYWCDGELLHIGASVGCAVTEPGASTPAQLLAYADQQMYAAKRRARR, translated from the coding sequence ATGGACGTCGACCTGGACCAGGTCTGCTTCTCCAACCTGCTGCTGTCCTCCCCCGAGGCGGTGTTCTTCAAGGACCTGGAGAACCGCTTCCTGCTGGTGAGCCGGGCGCAGGCCGCCCGGCTCGGCCTCGACGACCCCCGCGACGCCGTGGGCCGCACCGACGCCGACTTCTTCTCCTCCGAGCACGCCGAGCTGGCCGCCGCCGACGAGCGCGCGATCCTCGCCGGCGGCCCGCCCATCGCCGGCAAGGAGGAGCACGTCGTCACCGCGACGGGCGAGCACCTGTGGCTCTCGGTGTGGAAGTACCCCCTGCTCGCCGACGACGGCACGCGAATCGGCACCTACGGCATGGCGCACGACATCACCCGGCGGGTCGAGGCCGAGCGCCAGCTCGCCGACCGCGCCGGTGAGCTCGCCGTCGCCAACGCCGAGCTGGCGCGGGTGCAGGAGGAGATGCGTACGCTGCTCGACGGCTCGCCCGACGCGATGTGCCGCCTCGACACCTCGATGCGCTGGACCTACCTCAACCCCACCGCGCTCGCCATGCTGGGTCTCGTCGACACGCGCGGGCTGCTGGGTTCGGACGGGAGGGCGCTGGGCCTGCCCGACGACGCCCTCGCCGCGATCGAGCAGGGAGCGTCGCGCAGCATCGAGACGGGGCTGACGCAGGAGACCGAGTTCCTGTGGGCGCGCAGCAGTGGTGAGCGGTGGTACCACGGCCGCTTCGTGCCCGAGCGCGCAGTCGACGGCACCGTCACCGGGGTCATCCTCGCGATCCGCGACGACACCGACCGGCACGCGGTGAGCGTCTCGCTCACCCACCGCGCGACGCACGACGCGCTCACGGGGCTGATGAACCGTACGACGCTCACCGACGACATCGACCTGGCGCTGCACGGCCCGACGGCCGGCAGCAGCGTCGCGCTGCTCTTCGTCGACCTCGACCGCTTCAAGGACGTCAACGACACCTACGGCCACGCCTACGGCGACGAGATCCTGCGCGAGGCGGCCCGGCGGCTGCGGGCGTGCTCGCGGGAGGGCGACTCGGTGGCACGCCTGGGCGGCGACGAGTTCGTGATGCTGTGCCCAGGGCTGCGCACCGCCGAGGCCGCGCAGGAGCTCGCCTCCCGCGTGCAGGCGACGCTGTCGCAGCCCTACTGGTGCGACGGCGAGCTGCTGCACATCGGCGCGAGCGTGGGCTGCGCGGTGACGGAGCCCGGCGCGAGCACGCCGGCGCAGCTGCTGGCCTACGCCGACCAGCAGATGTACGCGGCGAAGCGCCGCGCCCGACGCTAG
- a CDS encoding WXG100 family type VII secretion target, with amino-acid sequence MANLSVTYHDMSAAGAQLKAGKAEIEQTLRRLSSLVTGLVAQGYVTDSSSRAFSASYDEFDAGVVQVVGGLEGMGAYLETAARTFQEADATLAQAFR; translated from the coding sequence ATGGCGAACCTCTCCGTCACCTACCACGACATGTCGGCGGCCGGAGCGCAGCTCAAGGCCGGCAAGGCCGAGATCGAGCAGACGCTGCGCCGGCTCAGCTCGCTGGTCACGGGCCTCGTCGCCCAGGGCTACGTCACCGACAGCTCGAGCAGGGCGTTCTCCGCGTCCTACGACGAGTTCGACGCCGGCGTCGTCCAGGTCGTGGGCGGGCTCGAGGGCATGGGCGCCTACCTCGAGACCGCGGCCCGCACCTTCCAGGAGGCCGACGCCACGCTGGCCCAGGCCTTCCGCTGA